The Acanthopagrus latus isolate v.2019 chromosome 1, fAcaLat1.1, whole genome shotgun sequence genomic interval cacactCAGGATGGCAGGGGAGTGTGTTCCTGAGGGCCGGGACCTGAAAGAGATGGGCGAGGAGGAACTGTGGGAGCTGATCAACGACAACCGCCACCGGATCTCATTGGGGGTGCGTCCGTGCATCCTGATCCCGTACCTGAGGCAGGCCAGGGTGCTCACAGAGATGGACGAGGACGAGATTGTGTCTTGCCACAACCTCACCAACCGCAGCATGAGAACGAGTGAGACTTCTGACTGAACTTGTTGCTCTTTGGATTGTAAAGCTGGTTGAAAGCCTCTCCATGGAGTTTTTCAAGTACTGTAGTCTGACCCAGTTTGTAGTGTTTGAGTGGATACCACTCTGTCCTCTGGTACTGCTTCTGATTTGTTTGCGCTGACTGTTGAGCACCTCGTTGAGAGAAAGAGCCAATTCCGGCAACTCTTTTGTACAAAGCACATCTTTTTATTAGTAAAACCAACATGTTTGAGAGTGTGATTCTCCTGTTtatcaagatgtttttttttcaaattgccAATAGCTACTGTTAGTGCGAAAGGAAAAGTCAGAGCTTTGACTTCTGAAATAAGAggaaactctttttttccttgctgGTTTGATCAATaatttaaagggaaactccaccaCTTTTACACAgcgtgtgtttacaggtcttgaggagtgtTACTGCATATGTTAAATGTGATGTACACAATGTAATCTGCAGGTAATCTGATCAATTCTCTCTAGTGATTacgctgcattgtgggtagtgttTGTTGTGCCAGGTTTGGAAAAACAGTCATGTGGTCAAACACTGCTTTCCTATAAGACTTGGATTCATTATGggcagttttaaaaaaacaaatgatcaaaatcaatattccacctttttattccacacattcttcttttttaaatcttggtgcctacattacccacaatgcattttaatgacTAATCACTGGATGCAATTACATGCAGATTCCACCGATGCCATCTAAATCTTGATACTAGTTTTTGACACATGCAGTAGTACCCCAAAAGACCTGTAaagacactttaatgtgtaaaactgccggagttaccctttaatgatCATCATATCTTTAGATTGATTTGACTGAATGTTTAGCATTGGAGTAAGaatttttctctgctgtcttcaGGCTATATGTTGGATCTGCTGAGGACCCAGGGAAGGAACGGTGCTGTGGCCTTGCTGGAGAGCCTGATGATCCACTACCCGACCCTGTACACCCAGGTCACTGGGCGCAAACCCAGCACCGAGCCTTCAAGATTCAGTGGTCAGTGGCTTTTAGGTCACATTTGAAGATTTGTCTCTTTGTTCCTCTTGGCATGTGTGTGACTTGTGTTGCTCTCCCCACAGGCCTGATAAAATACTCTGAGCTGACTGAGTATCTGATCAGAGCAGTAACAGGGATGCAGAAGGAGCTCCAGGAGGCGCGTTGCGAGGCCAACAGAATGAGTACACGCTGTGCCTCCCTGGAGTCCAATATCAGGCAGTTAATGGGGCAGGAGGAGAAGTCCAGATGCCTTCAGTCGGAGAACGAACGCATGCGGAGACACCTGTGCTCTCTGCAGCATGAGGTCACCAAGCTGAAGGATGAGAAGTGTGACGTGTACATGCGCTACACGGCGGCCATTGAGGAGAAATCCGCTGTGGGCATGCGCCTCCATGACCTCAACCTGCAGGTCAGTGATCCTGACTGAAGTGACTGACTGAAGGTCAGAAATGACGTAGAATGAGTCTCCCctccctgaaacacaaaactgtgatCTCCAGGGAAAGTCCTCAAAAGGTCACGGTTAGAGAAGTGAAATGTGAGCTTCGTATCTTGATGTAGATTGAAAAGATTGTCCTGTGTACGGCTGGGGAGGCCCTCTGAATACAGCCTCTGTAAAGATTTGCATAATGTCGGTTGTGGCTTTCAGTAATGTCGTTCGGGGAACCTCAGCTCGGGCGTGCAGACCATACACTGGGTTTCAGTTCAGTCAGGGGGCACAGAGTTTGAGAGATGTCTACCCATCACGGAGGGGCTGATAAATAGTTTAGATCACTTCTTTGGAGAGTAACGCTCACTAGAGTGGGGAGATGTATTTTtagtcagaaaaaaagatgtacaagaaaaacattttgacaatctggataaaaatatttcaaacatttctttaaaccaatctgGTTGTCTGAGAATAAAAGCATTCTGCATTTATTCCAGATATCACATTTCATATGGTTGATTCAGATGGAAACAGTCTCCTTCAAAATAACGTATCTTGGAGAAAAAGATATGATTGTCATGACTATTaagagtttttttgtgatttaaaaaaaaactctgaagtCTTACAGCGTCTGATGCTCTGTTCGAGTCACAgctgtaacattttgttttcataccACAGATCCAACCTACCTGACTGTTGATGTAAAGCGCGGCAACTTTATTGCTTAAACAAGTATTTGATGATTCAGTTCGTCGATTGACAAAAAAGGAATTAACAATTTTAGATTATCTATTTATCGTTCAagtaatttaaagaaaaaaaaatattagccAGACCCAGCTGCTCAAATGTCTGGTGCTATTCTCTTTTATATTGAATACCTTTGAGGACTGCGTAAGGTAATACACACAGTTTCAAGTGTCAcatctttttaataattttttagACAATAATGTCttcattaattaatgaattagaATAAAAATAGATAGTGGGAATAATCATAGCTGCAGCCCCATCAGTATTGTTGTCTTTGGCAGGTGTATCAGCTGCAGACTGAGCTGCAGAAGACACAGACGGAGAATGAGTTCCAGAAGCGACGCTCCCTCAGGTGTGTCCCTCACACTGAGGGGCCACCGCtgcaacaggaagtcaggagtCTGCCCTGCCAGCAGGTGAAGGTGGAAAAACTGGACCCAGTGAGACTAATCATTTAATCTTTCTCTTGGTAGCTGATAATCTCGAGACAGTGAATGATACAACAGCCACCTGTGTCTTCACGCTTGCGTCTCATCTCCTGTCACTGCTGTGTCTTTGTCAGGCTCATAAGGACATCCTGGCCCAGGACCTGGCTGAGGCCCTAGACAGCCAGGTGGAGCTTGCAGAGCATCTCAggtgttacagagaggagaatgAAAAGCTGGTCACGGAGAAGCAaggggtgtgtatgtgtgtgtttctgtgcttcaCTCATCATGGATCAGGAAATGCCATGCAAATTCAGCAAAACATCTATGATGGAAAGTGCCATTTGAATATCCCACTGCTACACACGTTCATGTCGTGCAaaagttttttgggttttttttttttttttgggtaaaaACTGCTTTCTGAGCATTTCATCCCCTGAGAGAGAACAATGTTCATGTGTGGCTTAGCAGTTAACTTGCTGAtgtcttaaaaacaaaacacttgggtgtaacgtgtgtgtgtttgcattcagcTCTTGGATCAGAAGGAGTGCCTGAGCCTGCAGGTGCAGCAGCTGACCCTGGACAGTAACATGCACCAGCAGAAGAATACTGTGATCCAGAACCAGATGAGagagctgcaggcagagagagaccaGGTAAGGGATCGATGACGATCCCATCGCTCAAACTTTCCAAGCAGTATTTCCTGCTTTTGATTGTATTTATACGTCTTGCCTGGAACGTAGCTCCCATCACATCACGTTGTTGCTATGTAAAGCAGACAGGCGTTATCAAATGTCAACCTCCACTGGTGGAAATATTGTACACAGCTTTTATGTTGCATTCCAGTTGCTCTTCTGAACATTACTGAGGCTTGTCCACCAAAAAATCCACCCACTCCCTAACAGCTGTCAGGTCTCCACAAGCAAGTCACATACTGTagcttttttacttttgcaatCAAGAATTCATTTTAATAACAACATGTCATTCCAAaaaccttcatcaggttatctgCCTATCTCGATCTTTGTATAGAGACTGTGTGATTAAAATTCATTCTTGCCTGCAGGTGAGGTGAACTGCGTGCGAGAGTTTTTACCTTAAAAAGGTACTAGCGGAAATTTGCAGAACTCGACAGGAAAATCACTGAACCGACATTGGAAAAGCCCGATCTTCTTTTACAGTTACCATGTAGGATTAAccagcagccaaacaaacaccCCCTTGTCTCCCACTTCCCGAGGAAACCAGGGATGGGAACAGAAAATCGATTCACTGATGTATTATGTATAACAAACGATCCACCTGACTTCACTTGCTATGAATTTCATATCTCTGTGGAAACCAAATAATAACTGCTGACTTCACATTGTTAACATGTCTCACATGTCAGGTGGAGACATGTGAATGCAGTATATATCCTTatgtttcttattattttctaaTTATTCTTAAAGCACCACAGCTTAATGCTGCAATGAGTGATTCTTTATTAAAATAAGTATcaaatagctctatattccatATAATAGAGTGTTATGTCAGTAACCCTTGGCTCTCCTCCCTCGTTAATGCAGTGAAAGGGAAAAGTAATTggtccctgcccactttattcAAGTGTGTCCATGTTAGCTCACTGCCAACACATAACAGTCTCAGGGATATTATCATCGTAACCACAATGACATCATTCAAACATAGAATCCATTGAACTTCACAAGCTCGCCATAAAACAACTTGTGCATATGCATGTGCAGTATTTCATATGCACAGACAACCAATTAGTAACTTCTGAACTCACACTGTTAACTCAAGCTACAACACCCTCAAAGGGTCAAAACTCGAAACTCCCAATAGGGTTTAAAATACGGCCACAACTGGTACAGTGGTTCCGCGCTTAATGAGCAGGGACTTCTCAACAACACTTCGTGTAAATGCCATTCTAATGTACATTCTAGTTACCACTTTTATATGCAGTCAAGTTGAGCGTTTTAAATGCACAGTTTCAAGGGTCAATTTCCTATGTAAAGAGTATTCATTCAGCAGTTCACATTTGGGCTGTATGCAGTTTTTTAGGGGCCTCTATTCATTTTGGCCTAAatatctcattttatttattgatttctcATAGCACTAACTTGATGAGCAGAACCAGCTAAATGTAGAAGTTTACttccaaaatattttatttcccacTATTATATGTAGAAACGATGCTGCTGAAATGAAAGACCAACTGAGATAGAATGACTTCCGTATGCCATGTGCATTGTTTTTGGAAGTCTGAGTCACGATATGCTGTCTGTAGAAGTGCATGGTTCCACTTTTTGTTCCTGGtctgttataaaaacaaaaatgacaataagTCTCAGCCCAGCCCTGGTAGAAACCTGGTGGTGCAGCGTGGCCCTAAGATTAAGATAGCAGCTTCATATGTACCACTGACTGTTTGATTGCAGTATGAGGTTTTCTATCATGTATTATAGAGAAAAAGAAGTTTATGACTCAAACATCATTCATGCATTGTTCCTAAAATGTCATGTTCAGAAGATTGTGTCAAAAGATATAAGGCTGCCAGCCACAGGCGCCACATTGACAACGACCTGCATACCACCACCTCCTTGTTGGAGGCATGTGCATCGATACttcaaaacaattcaaacaatGAATGACTAAGACATTTGGATAGCCACGTTTTGAGTTACAGCTGGTGCCTCACAAGTTAAGCAATAATGGCCGTCATGGTGGTTTGGCTTCTACACAGAATGCCTTGTGAATTGTATGAATTGTACACAAGGAGTGACTGTGCACAGTGGATTCTTTGTAGAAACAAACCTTTGCTTCTAGGCATACCTGTCCAGAGATGAGGCCCAGGCCATGATCGCCCGCGTCCTGGCTGAGAAGGACACCCTGAGGTGTCAGCTGATGGAGGTCCAAGAGCGAGTCTTCAGCCTGCAGACCAAACACAGCCCCATAGAACAACTGCCGAGTTGTGATGTAAattctgacacaaacacaaagtgtatCAGCTCCTAATGAACGCACAACACATACAGAGCTTATAATGTTAATGCAgcacaatgtttttgtgtcaaAGGACATGGACTGGGAGAGCCCAAGATCCAGCTGTGAGGATTCCAAGTTCCCATCTCGTCCTAGACTACGTCGCATGGATGCACTCAATCCCATGTCACCCAGTTCCTGCCATCCAGAGGTCAGCCACATTATTTTACTAGCCTCTGGGTTTTGagcaatatgttgtttttttcactctgacCAAGTACAGTAATCTAAAACCACCACTAAATTAATCTCACCAACAATATTGTCTTTGTATCAGAAGTCTCATGTGTCTTATTCCTTTGTGCCAAagatctctaaaaaaaaacccacaaatgaGCGAAACTTTTTCACTGGGTCACATGTTCCTTCATTGTGATGAACATGGGCATTGTGGTTTACTTTGAGTCAAACCCACATATACCACTGGAAATACCCACAGACTCTGAAAATATATCCCAACAAATACACCATTAACTGCTGTTTGCTGCAGTGACTAACTGTTTTAGAAAATGAGTGAGGCTCTTTAAGGCATGAGTGGTAACACTCTGCCGCTAAAAGTGTCTATCCGCCTCGCCCCTTCCATTGCATTCATGTcagaactctgctgctgttcaaacCATCTGCCTCCTCAGCTGGTAGCCAGTTTGTGGCATGACctaacattgctaacattagctacttAACGTTAACATAACTAACGCTAGCCAGCTAACGTGTTTAGTGAAGGGGCATTATGCAGTTTTTGAGGAACATAGTCAAACTcggaattttaatatttgtaatgtataataaggtaataatacaaacttctGAAGagtattttcaaaatatttattttattaataactgaataaacaagatgttttcaAGGGAAAACGAGGTCCCCACAGccaatataaacaaagtgaaacagtatgaagtcagtttgtttattcattttatttaatcaacaAAGCAGAGagttagtttatttagtttgctcAGGCATTAAAAAtctgtcaatgaagatctttctcctcttattaaaatgtcttgccaaagactacatagtgcacctttaaggaaaatacatgcttttattctgcacccTTCTACAAGTTCTACATAGTAAATGTTATCATTTATCTTAAAGTAAAATAATGCTTTAGTTTACTTTGTATTTCTCAAACTAAGCTActgaaaaaagttatttttggtATCTGTACAAAAGCTCTATGTTATTGCATTGCACACCTGTAGACTTTATATCTACTTTTATCAGTCATTGGttttaagacttttttaaaCAATAGCATGCATTCATGTTTGGTTGTGTTCATGTATgccatgtgtatatatatatatatatatatacgtatgtGTGCAGAGTGAAGATGTTGTGGCCAGTAGTGTCCGGTCCCGAAACGCAGAACCCCCCGGTCCAGAGTCTCTCCGCAGACGGGAGGAAGTTCTCTAtgcagacagcaggtgtgtttgtttccgCGTTCCTCCACAGTTAGTGTCGCCGTGTGTTCGTGTTAATGCTTAATGTTCTCAGAAATAGATTATTAGTTCAAGGCTGTTGGCAGCAGACCCACCAGACAGGATGGCTTGATGGTGTTACTGACCTCTGCATTCCTTTCTGTTGGCGTGATGGCATCCAGGTGTATTGTGATTAACATAAATAAGAGGGCCTTAACTGGGATCAGATGGTACCAAGAAAGATACAAATAAGTGTGATCATAAGTTAACAGAGAAAGCTGTAAACAGAGGGTGTTGAGGAGCCAGACAGACAATAGAGGGAACATACGGTCAAAAGACTTCATAGGTGTTCATTCAGGCTCCTCAGTTCCTGCGTCAGTGCTCAAAGTGTGAACAAAAGATTCAGCTTTGTCATCATCCATAATTATTCCTACCCACCAAACCAGTCCCTGATTGTAGTGCTGCAGATACTCATGTCACagcatttactttgtttatgcaAGTACCTAGCTTAGCGTCGGTGGTTGTGGACGTGGTtgtttttgcagacagaaagaaatctGATCAAGGTTTTCATGTagctgtctttttgtttttttctcttgaagCTTGGAGACAGCGGACACTGATTCTCTGTTGGAGGACTTTGTGTTTCTCCCTGACAGTACGTATTGAAAAGACgtgaattttctttctttgagtgggtgtctgtgagtctgtttgtgtttttgggtGCGAGGGGTGAtggtttgctgttgtttgacaTGACCTTTCATTAGCTATTGTGCAGCGTTGTACCCTTGCCAGGGCTGTAAAGTGATACATTAACTCCGGCACATTATTTCCAGGGAAGCAACCTTGATGCCAAATCACTAAACAGCCTCTCTTTTGTTTAGTGGGGAGTAAAGACAAGCAGACGCCCAGGCTTTCCTCTTCTAACGACTCCAGCACTGATAGGTGAGGCAGCCCACTGGACCGACACTGTTATGAATGAAGATTCTCAGATTACTGACTGAGGTTTTGTTATTAAATACAACAGACAGCAGCCCACTTGAACATGTGAGATATACTGTAAACTGAAGGCCGTGCAATCCATACCATAGATTTGATAGAGGGTAATAAAGATATTGTAAATTAACT includes:
- the card14 gene encoding caspase recruitment domain-containing protein 14 isoform X2 yields the protein MAGECVPEGRDLKEMGEEELWELINDNRHRISLGVRPCILIPYLRQARVLTEMDEDEIVSCHNLTNRSMRTSYMLDLLRTQGRNGAVALLESLMIHYPTLYTQVTGRKPSTEPSRFSGLIKYSELTEYLIRAVTGMQKELQEARCEANRMSTRCASLESNIRQLMGQEEKSRCLQSENERMRRHLCSLQHEVTKLKDEKCDVYMRYTAAIEEKSAVGMRLHDLNLQVYQLQTELQKTQTENEFQKRRSLRCVPHTEGPPLQQEVRSLPCQQAHKDILAQDLAEALDSQVELAEHLRCYREENEKLVTEKQGLLDQKECLSLQVQQLTLDSNMHQQKNTVIQNQMRELQAERDQAYLSRDEAQAMIARVLAEKDTLRCQLMEVQERVFSLQTKHSPIEQLPSCDDMDWESPRSSCEDSKFPSRPRLRRMDALNPMSPSSCHPESEDVVASSVRSRNAEPPGPESLRRREEVLYADSSLETADTDSLLEDFVFLPDMGSKDKQTPRLSSSNDSSTDSESRTSAPPFLMRSRQKAIRINGRVLSISLQGEALLSQLAVVGGNKTGVFVHQVTEGSAAHTVGISPGAQIVEVQYEQNQKALRMVLEDSTLEEAMWALGQVTGICHLSLRPRQDDYEALLHQLQSNVTSSGDSFYVRVNMSVPASPNGTLAVSCNDILHVTNTRPAGTEDSWHASQVHPCQLLDLQSGTVPNYYRAQRLLIRAIEDMSFQKKKSQKFWRSVAQNKEKAVRIVSTGRQGRNPLWVSVEEEKTKSTDAGDTSAAKCCVSLMPYTLVTPHYPPICRPVLLLPTVLGRTLNKKLAGWQGFELCEPEVLSSTEHAAILQRSEILEECEQGRNCCYTLQGVVKVMKKGIHCVLPLGLDCVRRLHRAEIFPIIIFIGQSARSARKLRSKLQRQGQSEEQLLACSRSEEPLLDKLPCLYHNVAPDSWCDQASLLTRLRTIIWEEQKKIVWVEPDLW
- the card14 gene encoding caspase recruitment domain-containing protein 14 isoform X1; this translates as MAGECVPEGRDLKEMGEEELWELINDNRHRISLGVRPCILIPYLRQARVLTEMDEDEIVSCHNLTNRSMRTSYMLDLLRTQGRNGAVALLESLMIHYPTLYTQVTGRKPSTEPSRFSGLIKYSELTEYLIRAVTGMQKELQEARCEANRMSTRCASLESNIRQLMGQEEKSRCLQSENERMRRHLCSLQHEVTKLKDEKCDVYMRYTAAIEEKSAVGMRLHDLNLQVYQLQTELQKTQTENEFQKRRSLRCVPHTEGPPLQQEVRSLPCQQVKVEKLDPAHKDILAQDLAEALDSQVELAEHLRCYREENEKLVTEKQGLLDQKECLSLQVQQLTLDSNMHQQKNTVIQNQMRELQAERDQAYLSRDEAQAMIARVLAEKDTLRCQLMEVQERVFSLQTKHSPIEQLPSCDDMDWESPRSSCEDSKFPSRPRLRRMDALNPMSPSSCHPESEDVVASSVRSRNAEPPGPESLRRREEVLYADSSLETADTDSLLEDFVFLPDMGSKDKQTPRLSSSNDSSTDSESRTSAPPFLMRSRQKAIRINGRVLSISLQGEALLSQLAVVGGNKTGVFVHQVTEGSAAHTVGISPGAQIVEVQYEQNQKALRMVLEDSTLEEAMWALGQVTGICHLSLRPRQDDYEALLHQLQSNVTSSGDSFYVRVNMSVPASPNGTLAVSCNDILHVTNTRPAGTEDSWHASQVHPCQLLDLQSGTVPNYYRAQRLLIRAIEDMSFQKKKSQKFWRSVAQNKEKAVRIVSTGRQGRNPLWVSVEEEKTKSTDAGDTSAAKCCVSLMPYTLVTPHYPPICRPVLLLPTVLGRTLNKKLAGWQGFELCEPEVLSSTEHAAILQRSEILEECEQGRNCCYTLQGVVKVMKKGIHCVLPLGLDCVRRLHRAEIFPIIIFIGQSARSARKLRSKLQRQGQSEEQLLACSRSEEPLLDKLPCLYHNVAPDSWCDQASLLTRLRTIIWEEQKKIVWVEPDLW